One part of the Arachidicoccus terrestris genome encodes these proteins:
- a CDS encoding RNA polymerase sigma-70 factor produces the protein MSKLELSTNDAFEQLFKVHYSHLCAVGYYMTGDENAAMDIVQDFFLYCWAKKDTLQITHNFKSYAVRSIRNASLNYLKKVNRVQLEVLQELEKRCNFLFSEELTGNEPQNNALWEAISKLPAQRKKIFLLSNIDGLKYQEIAARLGISINTVKTQIRLAFQYLRTECKGIVNVALLFISVNLCLFFTHF, from the coding sequence ATGTCGAAACTGGAGTTATCTACCAATGATGCTTTTGAGCAATTATTTAAGGTGCACTATAGTCATTTGTGTGCGGTGGGGTATTATATGACTGGAGATGAAAATGCTGCGATGGACATCGTTCAGGACTTTTTCCTGTATTGCTGGGCTAAGAAAGATACCCTGCAGATCACCCATAACTTTAAAAGCTATGCCGTCAGGTCTATTCGCAATGCATCGCTTAATTATTTGAAAAAGGTCAACCGCGTTCAGCTGGAAGTGCTGCAAGAGCTGGAAAAACGCTGTAACTTCTTGTTCAGTGAAGAGTTGACGGGTAATGAGCCTCAAAATAACGCATTGTGGGAGGCCATTTCAAAGCTGCCCGCACAACGAAAAAAGATTTTTTTACTCAGCAATATCGACGGTCTGAAATACCAGGAAATCGCGGCCAGGCTGGGGATATCCATCAATACCGTTAAGACGCAGATCAGATTGGCTTTTCAGTATTTAAGAACTGAATGTAAAGGCATTGTCAATGTTGCCCTATTATTTATTTCTGTGAATCTTTGTTTGTTCTTCACTCATTTTTGA
- a CDS encoding TonB-dependent receptor: MVDDSLPSANSSYTGLSGTVFYALPKVRFAIGLDNLTNKRYWDVYGTPQLPRRLKASMIFRF, encoded by the coding sequence ATGGTAGACGATAGCTTGCCGTCCGCCAATTCCAGTTATACCGGGCTGAGCGGAACGGTATTTTATGCCCTGCCTAAAGTCCGTTTTGCTATCGGGTTAGACAACCTGACCAACAAACGGTATTGGGATGTATACGGCACCCCGCAGCTACCACGGCGGCTGAAAGCCTCCATGATCTTCCGGTTCTAG